A single genomic interval of Persephonella atlantica harbors:
- a CDS encoding YicC/YloC family endoribonuclease: protein MPYSMTGFGYAVENFDEYEIEVRIKSLNNRGMDISVKGPKELLFFIDLDIRNTVKSFFERGSFQIFINIRYTQPKLLLNEESLKLAVQSVKELMEKIGLSLSDDKIYEISAGLSSEFEEETIDLQLKERILQTLEKACHSLKEERKKEGEKLIQDISERLKIIEENLEHIKKEKEQIIEKAKEKITEKVKELLGEEYSERAFIEATLLAEKMDITEEIVRLQSHIHRFKELLKSEKAVGRKMDFLCQEMHREINTMGNKMPDFSPYTVEMKTQLEKIRQQVQNIE, encoded by the coding sequence ATGCCTTACAGTATGACAGGTTTTGGCTACGCAGTAGAAAACTTTGATGAGTATGAGATTGAAGTAAGAATAAAATCACTGAACAATCGGGGAATGGACATATCAGTCAAAGGTCCCAAAGAACTGCTGTTCTTTATAGATTTAGATATTAGAAACACAGTAAAATCCTTCTTTGAAAGGGGAAGTTTTCAGATTTTTATTAATATTAGATACACACAGCCAAAACTCCTTTTAAACGAGGAGAGCCTCAAACTTGCCGTTCAGAGCGTAAAAGAGCTGATGGAAAAAATAGGTCTATCCCTTAGCGACGACAAGATATACGAAATATCTGCAGGTCTGTCATCAGAATTTGAAGAGGAAACAATTGACCTTCAGCTGAAAGAAAGGATTCTGCAGACATTAGAAAAAGCCTGCCATTCTCTAAAAGAAGAGAGAAAAAAAGAAGGGGAAAAACTTATTCAGGATATATCTGAAAGACTGAAGATAATAGAGGAAAACCTTGAACACATAAAGAAGGAAAAAGAGCAGATAATAGAAAAAGCAAAAGAAAAAATAACAGAAAAAGTAAAAGAGCTTTTAGGTGAAGAATACTCAGAGAGGGCATTTATAGAAGCAACTCTTTTAGCTGAAAAGATGGACATAACAGAAGAGATAGTAAGGCTACAGTCCCACATCCACAGATTTAAAGAGCTGTTAAAATCAGAAAAAGCAGTGGGAAGGAAGATGGACTTCCTCTGTCAGGAGATGCACAGGGAAATAAACACGATGGGAAACAAAATGCCTGACTTTTCACCTTATACTGTAGAGATGAAAACACAGCTTGAAAAGATAAGACAACAGGTCCAGAATATAGAGTGA
- a CDS encoding ABC transporter permease yields the protein MEYRFLLSYLMVIAALYYAYRERLGIEKTLFINSVRAFIQLLFLGYILTFVFHLNSPFELIGILFLMILFASYTAQSRVKLKEKGYSTAFLTILLSSSIVIASLLIFGIVSFKPNEIIPVGGMIIGNALNVYTIAVDRMKGEVENSIDIIENIVALGGRLKDAFSLIGKKSVKAAMIPVTNMLQTVGIIHIPGITTGMLIAGADPFEAVSYQLAIMYMMVSVAMFTGIFSVRFGYDKILRTVKQS from the coding sequence ATGGAATACAGATTTCTGCTTTCTTACCTGATGGTTATCGCTGCCCTTTATTATGCTTATAGGGAGAGACTGGGTATAGAAAAAACACTGTTTATAAACTCTGTAAGGGCTTTTATCCAGCTGCTTTTTTTAGGATACATTCTGACATTTGTCTTCCATTTAAATAGCCCTTTTGAGCTAATAGGTATACTGTTTTTGATGATTTTGTTTGCATCTTACACAGCCCAGAGCAGAGTAAAACTGAAAGAAAAAGGTTACTCAACAGCATTTTTGACTATTCTGCTCAGCTCATCTATTGTTATAGCATCACTTTTGATTTTTGGTATTGTCAGTTTTAAACCTAACGAGATTATCCCTGTAGGGGGAATGATAATAGGTAATGCACTGAATGTTTACACCATCGCCGTAGACAGAATGAAAGGTGAAGTAGAAAACAGCATAGATATTATTGAAAACATTGTAGCCCTTGGAGGAAGGTTAAAAGACGCATTCAGTCTTATAGGAAAAAAGTCTGTAAAAGCAGCAATGATACCTGTTACAAACATGCTCCAGACTGTTGGGATAATCCATATTCCCGGCATCACAACAGGTATGCTTATTGCAGGGGCTGACCCTTTTGAAGCAGTGTCTTATCAGCTTGCTATAATGTATATGATGGTTTCTGTTGCAATGTTTACAGGTATTTTTTCTGTCAGATTTGGTTATGACAAAATTTTAAGGACGGTAAAACAGAGCTGA
- a CDS encoding 3-deoxy-D-manno-octulosonic acid transferase, producing MGIIYSILYALALFIYLPVFIFITKKKGYSPELKDRFVLYQGDYKNCIWLHCASIGELNVARPIIEYFKKEREILITVSSPRGKKYAKKVYPFATVRTVPFDLPFLVNRFIKMHKPSVLIVVEGELWFNLITVTSRFIPVISVNTRISPSSYRVYRKLKPFYKKILNSFSLLIVRTETDRNYLQEFVKQKEKIVMCGDLKFVSSKGAKTVNINKEGRVVVAGSTHFPEEKIIIKAFQNLKKEFPDLKLVIAPRHLERVSEVEKIVQENNLSCSLRTETDQIKTDVYILDTVGELSGFYKHADAVFVGGTFAPVGGHNILEAVLQNRPVVIGPNYYKIKDTVEEIKKTGFLKIASDEKDLERRIKEFLTEKLPEIDFSQISENIYQCYISNIKGAVNGHNR from the coding sequence ATGGGAATAATTTACAGCATACTTTATGCTTTAGCCCTTTTTATCTACCTTCCTGTTTTTATTTTTATCACAAAGAAAAAAGGCTACTCTCCAGAGCTTAAAGACAGATTTGTCCTGTATCAGGGAGATTACAAAAACTGTATCTGGCTTCACTGTGCAAGCATTGGAGAGCTTAATGTTGCAAGACCTATAATTGAATACTTCAAAAAAGAAAGGGAGATTCTTATCACTGTCTCATCTCCACGGGGAAAAAAGTATGCAAAAAAAGTTTATCCCTTTGCAACAGTAAGAACTGTTCCTTTTGATTTGCCGTTTTTGGTCAATAGATTTATAAAGATGCACAAACCATCTGTCTTAATTGTTGTTGAAGGGGAGCTGTGGTTTAATCTTATAACTGTAACGTCAAGGTTTATTCCTGTTATATCAGTGAATACCCGCATCTCTCCTTCTTCTTACAGAGTTTACAGGAAATTAAAACCCTTTTACAAAAAAATCCTGAACAGTTTTTCCCTACTTATAGTCAGAACAGAAACAGACAGAAACTATCTACAGGAGTTTGTCAAACAAAAAGAAAAGATAGTTATGTGTGGAGACCTTAAATTTGTATCCTCAAAAGGTGCAAAAACTGTTAATATCAACAAAGAGGGAAGAGTTGTTGTTGCAGGAAGCACCCACTTTCCAGAAGAAAAGATAATAATAAAAGCATTTCAAAATCTCAAAAAAGAATTCCCTGACCTGAAGCTTGTGATAGCTCCAAGACATTTAGAAAGGGTTTCAGAGGTTGAGAAAATTGTCCAAGAAAACAATCTCAGCTGCAGCCTCAGAACAGAAACAGACCAGATAAAAACAGACGTTTACATATTAGACACTGTCGGTGAGCTTTCAGGATTTTATAAACATGCTGATGCTGTCTTTGTAGGAGGAACATTTGCCCCTGTTGGTGGACACAACATCTTAGAAGCTGTTTTACAAAACAGACCTGTCGTTATAGGTCCAAACTACTATAAAATAAAAGATACAGTGGAAGAGATTAAAAAAACAGGCTTTCTAAAAATTGCCTCTGATGAGAAAGATTTAGAAAGGCGTATAAAAGAGTTCCTCACAGAAAAACTTCCTGAAATAGATTTCTCACAAATTTCCGAAAATATATACCAGTGCTACATCAGTAATATAAAAGGAGCTGTAAATGGACATAACAGATAG
- a CDS encoding beta-barrel assembly-enhancing protease, giving the protein MRVLITLILALLITACSKTYDPLTGKEVYTLLPTSEEVKIGKMYVPLAIEQNDGRYPDREVQEYVSKLGREIAKHTPRKLDYRFYVVNTGVVNAFALPGGFIFVNRGLILTLDKEDELAGVLAHELAHVNARHHARFLEKIYGMNILLSVASIFAYQSRYGDVLMQFGKIGAQLLSLKWSREHETEADRFGVKFAYEAGYDPRGLLDTFYIFKKLDKVKQPEWLLTHPLPDTRIKNVKKLISHLDINRPLKEDSQQFHRIKEKLQKTKQSFDLYYKAIEKLKKNKKIAALNLLNKALQLYPNNNAALSMKAFLLLDEEQFKEGTELAVKACKLDNMFFRPHFFAGYGYFKLKNYSESIRYLERARELIPDFPDVYYFLGRDYEELDRIPEAVKNYRKALQLTDGKRGWEKDAQRRLQRLTGY; this is encoded by the coding sequence ATGAGAGTCTTAATAACATTAATATTAGCTTTACTGATAACTGCCTGCTCAAAAACATACGACCCACTGACAGGTAAAGAGGTTTATACCCTTCTGCCCACTTCTGAAGAGGTAAAAATTGGCAAGATGTATGTTCCCCTTGCCATAGAACAGAACGACGGCAGATACCCTGACAGGGAAGTTCAGGAATATGTATCTAAATTAGGCAGGGAAATAGCAAAACATACACCAAGGAAGTTAGATTACAGATTTTATGTGGTAAATACAGGAGTTGTAAATGCTTTTGCTCTCCCGGGAGGCTTTATATTTGTAAACAGAGGTCTGATACTCACACTTGATAAAGAGGATGAGCTTGCTGGGGTTTTAGCCCACGAACTTGCCCACGTTAACGCAAGACACCACGCAAGATTTTTAGAAAAGATTTACGGTATGAACATTCTCCTATCTGTAGCCAGTATATTTGCTTACCAGTCAAGGTATGGTGATGTCCTGATGCAGTTTGGCAAAATAGGAGCTCAGCTCCTGTCTTTAAAGTGGAGCAGAGAGCATGAAACAGAGGCAGACAGATTTGGAGTAAAGTTTGCTTACGAGGCAGGATACGACCCGAGGGGATTACTTGACACGTTCTACATTTTTAAAAAACTTGACAAAGTAAAACAGCCAGAGTGGCTCCTGACACACCCACTGCCTGATACAAGGATAAAGAACGTAAAAAAGCTTATATCCCATCTTGATATAAATAGACCCCTCAAAGAGGATTCCCAACAGTTTCACAGAATAAAAGAAAAACTCCAGAAAACAAAACAGTCCTTTGACCTTTATTACAAAGCTATTGAGAAACTGAAAAAAAACAAAAAAATCGCAGCACTTAATCTGCTAAACAAAGCTCTGCAACTTTATCCCAACAACAACGCAGCCCTTTCTATGAAGGCATTTCTCCTTCTTGATGAAGAGCAGTTTAAAGAAGGAACAGAGCTTGCCGTTAAAGCCTGCAAGTTAGACAACATGTTTTTCAGACCACATTTTTTTGCAGGATACGGATATTTCAAGCTGAAAAATTACAGTGAAAGTATAAGATATTTAGAAAGAGCAAGAGAGCTTATTCCAGACTTTCCAGATGTTTATTACTTTTTAGGCAGAGACTACGAAGAGTTAGACAGGATACCTGAAGCTGTTAAAAATTACAGAAAAGCCCTTCAGCTCACAGATGGAAAGAGAGGCTGGGAAAAGGATGCCCAGAGACGCCTCCAGAGATTAACAGGATATTAA
- a CDS encoding ferredoxin, giving the protein MGKLKVVVDRTICEGIGPCAEETKYIELDKRHKAVILEPGKPKEEVMEKAQQVKRQEVILDLTPEEEEEIFRAAEACPIKAIFIYDPETGEQLYP; this is encoded by the coding sequence ATGGGAAAACTGAAAGTGGTTGTTGACAGAACAATATGTGAAGGCATAGGTCCCTGTGCAGAGGAAACCAAGTATATTGAGTTAGATAAAAGACACAAGGCTGTTATTTTAGAGCCGGGAAAACCTAAAGAAGAGGTGATGGAAAAAGCCCAACAGGTGAAGAGGCAGGAAGTGATATTAGACCTTACCCCTGAAGAAGAGGAAGAGATTTTCAGAGCAGCAGAAGCCTGTCCTATAAAGGCTATATTTATATACGACCCTGAAACAGGGGAACAGCTTTATCCTTAA
- a CDS encoding ATP-binding protein: MEEIFYRFNPWWEEEFKTDFIDRPKYTIPLLLSINNSSIEIITGLRRIGKTSIMKILINKLINEKNVSPNHIFFISLDFYKLENLSILDMVEEYLKLQKISFSEKIYLFLDEITYKKDFSVQLKNLHDLYNAKIFVSSSSASVLKDRKAFLTGREKITEILPLDFDEFLSFKRVKVKKADKHLLKAYFEDYMKIGGIPEYVLTEDLEYVKQLIDDILYKDIIAMHNIKEKTAVKEFFFLLMERAGKQISLNKISKILGISVDTAKRFFEYFLDTYIIYAVERCGKPNERLKSPKKIYASDVGIRNMITGFRDLGAVFENLVFLKIKNKNPCYVLKDGIELDFLTDDKTLIEVKYERKLNEKQLKLFEKFPAQKKILVDSFEKYQSL; this comes from the coding sequence ATGGAAGAGATTTTTTACAGATTTAATCCATGGTGGGAAGAAGAATTTAAAACAGATTTCATTGATAGACCTAAATATACGATACCTCTATTGTTATCTATTAACAACTCATCTATTGAGATAATCACAGGGCTTCGCCGTATTGGTAAAACGTCAATAATGAAAATACTTATAAACAAACTGATAAACGAGAAAAATGTATCACCAAACCATATATTTTTTATATCTTTAGACTTTTACAAACTGGAAAATTTAAGTATATTAGACATGGTAGAAGAGTATTTGAAACTTCAGAAAATATCATTTTCAGAAAAAATCTATCTGTTTTTAGATGAGATTACATATAAAAAAGATTTTTCAGTGCAGCTGAAAAACCTGCATGACCTTTATAACGCAAAAATATTCGTTTCTTCATCTTCAGCATCAGTTCTAAAAGACAGAAAGGCCTTTTTAACAGGAAGGGAAAAAATTACAGAAATTTTGCCTCTGGATTTTGACGAATTTTTAAGCTTTAAAAGAGTAAAAGTTAAAAAGGCAGACAAACATTTATTAAAAGCATATTTTGAGGATTATATGAAAATCGGAGGAATTCCAGAATATGTTTTAACAGAAGATTTGGAGTACGTAAAACAACTTATTGACGACATTCTTTATAAAGACATAATAGCTATGCACAATATTAAAGAAAAAACTGCTGTGAAGGAATTTTTCTTTTTACTGATGGAAAGAGCAGGAAAACAGATAAGTCTAAATAAAATATCAAAAATATTAGGTATAAGTGTTGACACAGCAAAGAGATTTTTTGAATATTTTCTGGATACATACATTATATATGCAGTAGAAAGATGTGGAAAACCAAATGAAAGACTGAAATCTCCCAAAAAAATATATGCTTCAGATGTTGGAATAAGAAATATGATTACAGGGTTCAGAGATTTAGGAGCAGTTTTTGAAAATTTAGTTTTTTTAAAAATAAAAAATAAAAATCCCTGTTATGTGTTGAAAGATGGTATAGAGCTTGATTTTTTGACAGATGACAAAACTCTTATTGAAGTAAAATACGAAAGAAAGTTAAATGAAAAACAGCTCAAACTGTTTGAAAAATTCCCTGCACAGAAAAAAATATTAGTTGACAGCTTTGAAAAATATCAAAGTTTATAG
- a CDS encoding VIT1/CCC1 transporter family protein, giving the protein MDITDRALHFYQMEIGDYTTYLEISESIKDKKLSEKIKNIALMEKKHAQFWKEFLQKRGVTDLPAKKSAFKIRLMKFLSKIFNPIVVISFFELGESGAIKEYYRFLKTENLSEEEKEKLKNIILDEIEHETFFARQINEKGLSNIRDFVLGMNDGLVEILGAVAGLSAVYLTQPVVVGVSGLIVGVAGALSMGIGAFISVRSQRQVNQAQKEQMEIIFEVAPERAVQEYRERLIQSGVVEEIAEEISSKVGKNREAISKLLIEETEENEIRSGLFTGIAYLFGVFFPVIPFFFSPTSYVALPFSILFAGIALTFVAVIISVLSGISIKKKVLEMVISAFTAAGIAYGFGSLMQSIFGINI; this is encoded by the coding sequence ATGGACATAACAGATAGAGCTTTACATTTTTACCAGATGGAAATCGGTGATTACACAACATACCTTGAGATATCAGAGTCTATCAAGGACAAAAAGCTGTCAGAAAAGATAAAAAACATTGCCCTTATGGAGAAAAAACATGCCCAGTTCTGGAAAGAGTTTTTACAAAAGAGAGGTGTAACAGACTTACCTGCTAAAAAATCAGCTTTTAAAATACGGCTGATGAAATTCTTATCTAAAATATTTAACCCTATCGTAGTAATATCATTCTTTGAATTGGGAGAATCTGGAGCAATAAAAGAGTATTACAGATTTTTAAAAACAGAAAACCTTTCTGAAGAAGAGAAGGAAAAACTAAAAAACATAATATTAGACGAGATAGAACACGAGACATTTTTCGCAAGACAGATAAATGAAAAAGGTCTGTCTAACATCAGAGATTTTGTTTTAGGAATGAATGATGGATTGGTAGAGATATTAGGAGCAGTTGCTGGACTTTCTGCCGTTTATCTGACACAGCCTGTTGTTGTTGGAGTATCAGGGCTTATTGTTGGAGTTGCAGGGGCACTATCTATGGGAATAGGAGCTTTTATATCTGTTCGCTCCCAGAGACAGGTAAATCAGGCACAAAAAGAGCAGATGGAGATAATATTTGAGGTAGCACCAGAAAGGGCTGTCCAGGAATACAGAGAGCGCCTGATACAGTCGGGGGTTGTTGAAGAAATAGCAGAAGAGATTTCATCAAAGGTGGGAAAAAACAGAGAAGCCATATCAAAACTTCTGATAGAAGAAACAGAAGAAAATGAGATAAGGTCTGGGCTGTTTACAGGAATTGCCTATCTGTTTGGCGTGTTTTTTCCTGTTATTCCCTTCTTTTTCTCCCCAACTTCATATGTAGCACTGCCCTTTTCTATCCTGTTTGCAGGTATTGCCCTTACATTTGTTGCTGTTATAATTTCTGTGTTGTCTGGCATCAGCATAAAGAAAAAAGTATTAGAGATGGTTATATCAGCATTTACTGCAGCAGGTATTGCCTACGGCTTTGGCTCATTAATGCAGTCTATTTTTGGAATAAACATATAA
- the lpxB gene encoding lipid-A-disaccharide synthase translates to MKKIFISVGEISGDNYASQLIKLLPQYRWTGITGPKMRQAGCETVQRLEDISVVGIMEAIPKYLQIRKSFKKAVEELERGVDLLIVVDFPGFNLKLLEEAKKRGIKTVYFIVPQVWAWGKGRIPKIAKNTDILISIWPFEKDVYRDYLDQLRFEFVGHPLLDIVKTTKTESEIKAILSIPEEKKLFGFLPGSRESEVKTLLPLMLKAGEILIKEKPELHFVIPATPNVEKLIKDKISKHKLPVSVLTEKQIKNPSYEVMKHSVFSIIASGTATLEASIIGNPFILVYKVSPITFFIGRMLVSIDYLGLPNIIAGKEVIKELLQKDCSPEKIASESLKYLKNPQLYEKTKKELQGVKSALGEKGALKKTAQIIKDYLESVSGK, encoded by the coding sequence ATGAAAAAAATCTTCATCAGTGTTGGTGAGATTTCTGGAGATAACTACGCATCACAGCTTATAAAACTGCTTCCCCAGTACAGATGGACAGGCATCACAGGTCCAAAAATGAGGCAGGCAGGATGTGAAACAGTCCAGAGGTTAGAGGATATATCTGTTGTTGGCATAATGGAAGCCATTCCCAAATACCTGCAGATAAGAAAGAGTTTTAAAAAAGCTGTTGAAGAGTTAGAAAGGGGGGTTGACCTTCTCATTGTTGTGGATTTTCCCGGTTTTAACCTCAAACTGTTGGAAGAAGCAAAGAAAAGGGGCATAAAAACTGTTTACTTTATTGTACCTCAGGTTTGGGCATGGGGAAAGGGAAGAATACCAAAAATTGCAAAAAATACAGACATTCTCATATCCATATGGCCTTTTGAGAAAGATGTTTACAGAGATTACTTAGACCAGCTTAGATTTGAGTTTGTTGGGCATCCCCTTTTAGACATTGTAAAAACCACAAAAACAGAAAGTGAGATAAAAGCTATCCTCAGCATCCCTGAAGAAAAAAAACTGTTTGGCTTTCTCCCCGGCAGCAGAGAAAGTGAAGTGAAAACACTTCTACCTTTAATGCTGAAAGCAGGAGAGATTTTGATAAAGGAAAAGCCTGAGCTTCACTTTGTGATTCCAGCCACTCCCAATGTGGAAAAACTGATAAAAGATAAGATTTCTAAACATAAACTGCCTGTATCTGTTCTCACGGAAAAACAGATAAAAAATCCTTCCTACGAGGTTATGAAACATTCTGTCTTTTCTATAATCGCATCAGGGACGGCGACATTAGAGGCATCAATAATAGGTAATCCATTTATTCTGGTTTACAAAGTCTCTCCTATCACATTTTTTATAGGCAGAATGCTTGTATCTATAGATTATTTAGGTCTGCCAAATATAATAGCAGGAAAAGAAGTCATAAAGGAATTGCTCCAGAAAGACTGCAGTCCTGAAAAGATTGCATCAGAAAGTCTAAAATATCTAAAAAATCCACAGCTTTACGAAAAAACAAAAAAAGAGCTTCAAGGGGTAAAATCTGCCCTTGGAGAAAAGGGAGCACTGAAAAAAACAGCCCAGATTATAAAGGATTACCTGGAATCTGTATCAGGGAAGTAA
- the lnt gene encoding apolipoprotein N-acyltransferase: MKSFVLSILAGFLISLSFPNFFIPFVYIGGFFILLYAVYKAISLKESILYSLLTGFSFTVFSFYWIVFAISHYGDVNLLVSVLLFALFGISFSLFQFVPFGIFLHITKKHRYSIFLAPFVWVILEFLREHFPFSGFPWNLMGYTLSYINPVAQITSITGIYGLSFLAVFFAVSFFILFHRKNLIPAVACIALFTGIYLWGNHRINSYTDTGTARNIAVIQGNIKEDVKLDNNKRLEVINKYLHLIQTASKYSVDLIILPESAIPVYPLYQEEDVYRLYFFDRLKKYKKPVLSGFDNVYYKNGRLILHNSVFLYDENNRLVDTYNKMKLVPFGEYVPFPFGIFRSLFPYLEGYDFVPGKEKKVIRFKEFKIVPLICFEAIFPDFVSEFAKKGNLIVNVTNDAWFGRTSAPLQHFEMARVRAVETGKYLIRAANTGISAVINPVGEIKSSLKLFEDGIILEKVYLNSKATFWAEHHYKIKLLFIILFIILSVFILRKEERNENNNTRGGGHTGKSDEKRFR; the protein is encoded by the coding sequence GTGAAAAGTTTTGTTTTATCCATACTGGCAGGCTTTTTAATATCCTTATCTTTTCCAAACTTTTTTATCCCCTTTGTTTATATAGGAGGATTTTTTATACTTCTTTATGCTGTTTACAAAGCCATCTCCCTGAAAGAATCTATTCTTTACAGCCTGTTAACAGGTTTTTCTTTTACTGTGTTTTCTTTTTACTGGATTGTTTTTGCAATAAGTCATTATGGAGATGTTAACCTATTGGTATCTGTTCTGCTTTTTGCCTTATTTGGAATTTCCTTTTCCCTTTTCCAGTTTGTTCCATTTGGAATTTTTTTACATATAACAAAAAAACACAGATACTCAATATTTTTAGCACCTTTTGTCTGGGTAATTTTAGAATTCCTGAGGGAGCATTTCCCTTTTTCCGGTTTTCCGTGGAACTTAATGGGATATACCCTCTCTTATATCAATCCTGTTGCTCAGATAACATCTATAACAGGAATTTACGGTCTTTCATTTTTGGCTGTATTTTTTGCAGTATCTTTCTTTATTCTCTTCCACAGGAAAAATTTAATACCTGCTGTTGCTTGTATTGCATTGTTTACAGGCATTTATCTGTGGGGAAATCACAGAATAAACAGCTATACAGATACAGGAACTGCCAGAAATATTGCTGTTATTCAGGGAAATATAAAGGAAGATGTAAAGTTAGATAACAACAAAAGACTTGAGGTAATAAATAAATACCTCCATCTTATACAGACCGCATCAAAATACAGTGTAGACCTGATAATACTCCCTGAATCTGCTATTCCTGTTTATCCACTGTATCAGGAAGAGGATGTTTACAGACTTTACTTTTTTGACCGGTTAAAAAAGTATAAAAAACCTGTTCTGTCTGGATTTGACAATGTTTATTACAAGAACGGCAGACTGATACTTCACAACTCTGTTTTTTTGTATGACGAAAACAACAGGCTTGTTGATACATACAACAAGATGAAGCTTGTTCCATTTGGTGAGTATGTTCCTTTCCCTTTTGGAATTTTCAGGTCTTTATTTCCCTATTTAGAAGGTTATGATTTTGTACCGGGAAAAGAAAAGAAAGTTATACGATTTAAGGAGTTTAAGATTGTTCCCCTCATATGTTTTGAGGCAATATTTCCCGATTTTGTTTCAGAATTTGCCAAAAAAGGAAATCTTATTGTAAATGTTACAAACGATGCATGGTTTGGCAGAACCTCTGCACCACTTCAGCATTTTGAGATGGCAAGAGTTCGGGCTGTAGAAACAGGAAAGTATCTGATAAGGGCAGCAAATACTGGTATCTCTGCTGTTATTAATCCTGTTGGAGAAATAAAAAGCTCTCTAAAACTGTTTGAAGATGGAATAATCTTAGAGAAGGTTTACCTGAACAGCAAAGCAACATTTTGGGCAGAGCACCATTACAAAATCAAACTGTTATTTATTATACTTTTTATCATCCTCTCTGTATTTATACTGAGAAAGGAGGAGAGAAATGAAAACAATAACACAAGAGGTGGTGGACACACTGGTAAATCTGATGAAAAACGTTTTAGGTGA
- a CDS encoding CsgG/HfaB family protein, translating into MRLFILTVFLFVISCSGIKHSAETSQKGFNEAVRYEGLKARVSVVVFCKANRCDKKLASSVKDLLINELVPSNRFVMLERGEGLKEIKKEILLSQSEVIDIKRAVPAGLLESADILIVGAITSVKPDSTIFFVPVLLPWREGGRQHITGGLLEFRKSYIQMIVRLVDVRTGRIIKSVTGEGEFTRWNVLFGEGAFKEGGAVGGVALSSRTPIEKAVFDLVKKISKEIIYSIPEKYYRYR; encoded by the coding sequence ATGAGGCTTTTTATTTTAACTGTTTTTTTGTTTGTGATTTCCTGCTCTGGAATAAAGCATTCCGCTGAAACTTCACAGAAAGGGTTTAACGAAGCAGTCAGATATGAGGGCTTAAAGGCAAGGGTTTCTGTGGTTGTTTTCTGCAAGGCAAATAGATGTGATAAAAAACTTGCTTCATCTGTGAAGGATTTACTGATTAATGAGCTTGTGCCGTCAAACAGATTTGTTATGTTAGAGAGGGGAGAGGGACTGAAAGAGATAAAAAAAGAGATTTTGCTCAGCCAGTCAGAAGTTATTGACATTAAAAGGGCTGTTCCTGCTGGACTTCTTGAAAGCGCAGACATTCTTATTGTTGGAGCAATCACTTCTGTAAAGCCAGACAGCACAATTTTTTTCGTTCCTGTTTTACTTCCATGGAGGGAAGGTGGAAGACAGCACATAACAGGAGGTCTTCTTGAGTTCAGGAAAAGCTACATTCAGATGATTGTCAGACTTGTTGATGTAAGGACAGGAAGGATTATAAAATCTGTGACAGGAGAGGGAGAGTTTACACGGTGGAATGTTCTGTTTGGGGAAGGTGCATTCAAAGAAGGAGGGGCTGTTGGAGGTGTTGCCTTAAGCAGTAGAACTCCTATTGAAAAGGCTGTTTTTGACCTTGTGAAAAAAATCTCTAAAGAAATCATATACAGCATTCCTGAAAAGTATTACAGATACCGTTGA